TATAATTGTGTTTGTATTTTCCTTTACCTTTCTATACACCTACTAGGTTTGAATGTATTTTGTTCTCATCATATTCTTTACATTTATAGTATTGTGCAATATTTAAAGTATCTTTCAGGTAACTCTTTCAAGAGTTTCAAAACCTGGTTTTACCAGTAAAATGGACTGTACGCCCCGCTTCAGTTGTTTACATTCTTATTTTAAAACCTACACAGAATGgctaaaaatgttatttcttCAGGGAAAGAAAatctatatattttaaaattaagagGGAAACCGTCTGTAAGGGGATATTGTTTATAGTCAAGGTTTTTACACGATTTAATCTAAAAGCAGCTGCTGGGTGACACGTAGGAGGCGGCTACAATTCGCCcctaataattatattattattataagatgCAATTTCAAATCTGTTTCAGATTAAGTCAGACGTATCTGTATTATAACCCACCAAACCGTTTTCATTATAACACACATTCGGCGGTAGgcctatttttttaattttctgaaaatgcttttatatttatcGACCGTGCTTTTAAAATTTTCCTAAAGTGTTTTTTCCCGGCAGCGCTTTTTAATTTGGCTTTTAACAAACcggtttgttttatttgctttgcAGAGGCATGGATGCGTTTGGCGCTGCATTCAGCGATTtcgctttttttctttttccgtCTCCCAGTTTTACTGCATTTTAATAAGCGCCTCAACTTCCCATTTAACTAACTCTTTATATAGCTCTTTTCATAATCTTTGTTGGTCATTTTTGCGATTAAGCTACGAAATGCAGTGCCGACTCCCTCGAGTCGACAGCAATAAAAGTTGGCAAATTGTGGTTGTTATACTCTAATTACGATCCGCTTAGTTTCATTTCGAAAACGGAAGTTTCACAGATTTACAGGTGGCTTCtcgtaatattaattaaaatgcagTAGTTACAGGGTTTTGTTACGTTAACAAAGCAGTTTTATACAACATCGCCACCTATAGGTGAAAATATCAGGGCTCATGCAcggtttatttaattaataatgatactTTATTTACCATACGTCACTCGGTAAATACACAAATCGGTTTTCGTtactttaatgtttttatttacaccCATAAACACCAAGGAGTGTAATtctattttaaaagaaaaattatgagtGAAAAAACAGTTTAACGTTTAATGCTTCGGTTATTTGTACCTGCATATGGTTTGTCTAATTtatgaaatgtacaataagtaGTTTTATATGTTGCACGAAAATGCATACAAAAAatgttcagaaaaaaaaacatgtttattaataattgGAAAACTGCAGTTTGTGTCCAGTGATGCTCTAAATAAACCTTAAAAGACTGTGGTAAGTGGGACTCAACCACGGCCCTCATGCCGGAGGGTGCAGAAACGTTGCCAGAATTGgggatattttttcattttactgGATTTTGTCTTAGACAAATCATATCACAGCAGTCTCTGAGAATCATGTCAGCGTGTGCCTGGTTGTTATTCAGCTGGCTAATTGTTTCCCAAGTCGTATGACAATCAGTGGCTGTCAGAAAGAGTGGTCGTGTACCTAATTTCCCAGAAACTTGTAGCTTGTCGTTACTGTTCTCTTCTAGAGTGACGATGTCTGTCTTTCATGTTTGATTCCAAGCCCTCGACAGGCAGTCCTTTCATGTGTAAGGCTGCTATTCATGGTTCCGCTGTTGCCTACAAGGCAGTTATTGCCCtggttttatttctattttcgCAAAGGCAGCCTATTCAGAGACGTCCTTACCTACTTTCTTCCTGTTTTGGTGTTTGGTAACAATATCCAATAAATACGATTAAAACGAAAAGGTCGATGCATGTGCAATCTTatcaatttaataataatatgttaCTCAGATTGTATTTTAAGTTCTGCCTCTGATAACAGAAAGTAATGCTTACGAAAGCATCACTTAGAGAAAAAAACTTTGCAGGAACTGTTTTAATCCCATGGTTAGTGTTCAGAAAAAGTGCGTACAGTATGAGCAATTTTGAATGCGCTGTGTACTGGCATATTACATTACCGTATTTCGTTGAGTATTGCTGGTTTTGAAGATATTTTAGCCTAATTTCTCAGCTAAAAATACTTGCTCTCCTTAGGGCATTTGCGCATGACCTCGAAGGGAGaacagggggcgccagagagTGTGTTTCCGATGCGCTGAGTCTCACTCCCCCACATCCATGGGGTGACTTACCGTGCTCTCCCCGTCCTTCAGCCGCCCTGACGTTCAAGTGCTTGGGGGACCAGTGGCCAGTGTACTGCAGGGTGATCCGGGAGAAGAACCTGTGCCGGGACATGCGCTGGTACCAGCGGTGCTGTGAGACATGCAGGGACTTTTACGCACAGAGGATGCAGCAGAAAAGCTGACGCCGCCCGTAGCGACCATGGATGCTTCCTCCTTTATTTATATCAAgtgcacttaaaaaaaaaaacaaaaaggtacAAGCAGGAGCCGCCGGCTTATTTAATccttgtaatttatttattggtgctCTGCCAGTTGTGTCCATTAGCCATGCTTTTGGTAAAGATGCTCTTTCAGCACATTTTAAGAATAGGAATCGGTGGTGCTATTCATTTTTTTCGACCACGGTTATCACTAATATTAGCGGCTGTCTGTAATGAGCAGTTAGCATTCGGCGGTGTGGAAGGGCTGTTAGATTTTGTCAGTCTTCTTAGTTTACAAGAATGAGGTGCTTACCACCTGTAGCATTTCAGATTTTATtggttttagtttttatttactGAGATCTTCATTTACTGTTGTCTTTTGGTGCTTTTAGATTAAAACTATTGAATTTTGACAGATGGGTTACTTCTGTTGTGTTAGGTCCACTTACATTGATACAAATGTTTAATTTTGTAattcaaatattacattcaAGTATTTTATCATTTGTACACTCTCTGAGATGAAGGGGTTTTATTATGAATTAATTGGTAATTTATCTAGTAAAATTCAGTGAGTACAGTGAAAATTTTATTTCCTTCTTCCTCTGAAGTTTTCAAACTCTTGGTCCTTAAATAACAGCAATTATAATTCATTGTAATTACTATCAAATCTACACTGTGATATTATAAATATAGAAAAGGCAGAACCAAAACATTCCTAAGAAAAACTTTTAAATCCAGTGCAAAATTTGTACATGTAAAAACAATACTGTATGCCATTTTTCTTGAATGAAGAGGAGGCCATTTTGCTGTATGAAAAAAAAGAACCTCTGTCATCATCAAAAGAGACTTTTGTTTTGGGATTTTATGACAAGTAGAATGTATGAGTCTAGCAAATCTGTGTTAAAATCTTCATACTTccgttttatgttttttaaaacAGCATTCCACTGTTGTgaaattttcattaaaatactGTGTTCCCCTCTAAGTCTCTCTAGTTTCTAATCCTCACCTTTCTGTGAATCTCTGGTGCTCTAAAAAATGGCAAAGAACTCTCTTAAACTCAGACACCCTGCTCACTGGGAACTGTACGAAACCACAGTGTGGCCCATAAACCAGGAATGGAAATACGATTGAGAAAGCCTTTTCGAGAACAAACATTACTGAAAGCAACATTATTCTATGTAGAATTTGCAAAGTATTTTTTATAATTCTTGATTAATAGACTCAAactctaataaaaaaaatatatatataaactcttaaaatatttaatgaacattttttaatataactaaatatatacatatattaaaacTATTTCCCAGAGTCTTAAACTGAATCTTAATTAAATGTCTTGACGTTCTTTTTTGTCCTCTCTAGTGGACCTCAGCCAGAGTATATAGGATCTATTCAATCATGTTATACAGTTAAGGGGACATTCTGGGTTTTTCGGCGATGTCATATTTGTTTAGGTGTTATCATGACAACCCAAACACTTGTATTATATCAAAAACTGCATTCACAATATATGAAGTTTCTGACTAACaacattgttttatttcatttctccTACTTTTTTGTTGTCACCAACTTCTACATCTTCCAAGAGGTTGGTGACCAGGTCACTTATGGAGCTTTCCTGTTTTACTGAATGCCCAGCTAGTGTAATTACCAGGGGATGACTTGCAGGCAAGTTTTCTATTGGTTCCTCTTCCTCTATTGACAGATTAGGCCGACCTGGTGGTATTGGGCTAAGTTTActgatatactgtactgtacgcATATTGCCATCGTAGTCTAATTCAACATTCGTATTCAGAATATCTTCATTTTAGACAAGGGTTTTATATACCAGGTAAGATTTATCCATATTCTCTTCTGGATCAAAcccacatttttattcatattaAATGCAATTCGACTGTGATCCTGTAATGGATACTTTCTATGGACAGGATGGGTGAATGCAAGTCAGTCTCATGTTGTCACGCCCCCACAAACTTTGGTTCCTCAGAGACGGAATCGCCCTTCACTTTTTCAGCCACCTGATTGTTTTCACCTGTGCAGTAACACCAGCCAACCTGCTTACACCATCATGCCCTTAAAGGAATCCGAAGTCTCGTCTCCTAGTTGTGGTCTGCAGGGATATTCTGTGTATTACTTTTGTTGCCTGTGTACAATTCTGCCTCTTAGTCGAAAATCAATTAGCCATTGATCGTGATTTGCGATTCAGACTTTGGAAATGAACATCCCGACTGGGTGCACCTGCGTTTTTATGACCATTTGTTGTATGATATGTGTAATGTAGTTCCTACCCTGTAAATACGAGCAGGAGTTACAGAAATTCTTGGATGAAGCGTCAAGTAGTCTGTTTTAAATCAGGtagtttttcttctttatttttgGCTTAGTTTCCATCAATGGTAAATAGAGctatattttgaaatatagaATTGTCTCCATGGTTATCCAGAATCTAGCCTTGCTCAGATAACCTTAGCATTAATCTTGTCCCCAAAACATTCTGTGTTTGATTTTCTTGTGTTAGTTCATGGGGTAGGTGTCATCtttaatgaaaaaatatcaatttgccctattttttttcattaatctgtttagattattttaattgccaaatttgtgtgtttttgaccTCGTGCCCAATTAGATACAATATTCTATACATTCTAGAGTGATACTCATTGATTTGCATGGCATGAATTAAAAACAATTGCAACTTTTGTTTACACTTGTGAATGAACTGACATCCACATTGATTGTACCTTCATGCTGCAGACAAACTTAAATTAGATGATTGACAGAAAATTAAATATGAATTACTTGCATTCCTTAGAacatgggccgaatggcctcctcttgtttgtaaatttcttatgttcttatgttctatatttaaaacatagaaaacaatcaaaaatatttaagaaagaagaaaaattaCTGAATTGCTGTAGTTATACAAATTATGTCTGTTAATGTTTCTGTCCCTTGTTGTGTGCTGTTTCTGTGACATTTCTGAATTTCAATTTAACGATTCACTTAATGGTTTGCAAATACTTATTAATAGCTCAGTTACTACTGGAGCACAAactgtgaaaaattataaacaaatcTAGTTGCTATAACAAtgctcttttttcttttttaccagacatctaattttttaggttttattcacCTGACGTTTCGACGTTCGCTGTCGTCAACCTAAAAAATTAGATGtctgataaaaaagaaaaaagagcaTTGTTATAATTACTTAAAAGACATAATGAATATAATTGAAAGAAATCTAGTTGCTACTCGAGATAAAGgatgtgtcatgattcattaatgatgagcaaacatgagatcagtatttcacttgtgttatttattatttgttccttcagtgGTTCTTTCAATATTTCACTGACAAacaattaacagatatagtaacaaatatagtaactgcttgagataagacatgcgtcacaattcattaataatgaattaacatgagatcattATGTAATTAAATCTGTTTGAGGTTAATTACTACATAAGTATAATACTATATGATAAGTATAATACTATATGATCTGTGCCCcatcaaataaagtgttactcAGACTAATTCAGACTACAGATGCTAGCTGAGCTCCCCATTTTTGCTGTTGCAGTTATATCTCAGATCTATGGAGAAGCATGAGCTGCTTACGATGTAGACGCGTGCTTCAGAGGGCTCCCCAGGGCTACACAGAGCTACACAGGGCTACCCAGGGCTACACAGGGCTCCCCAGGGCTACACAGAGCTACACAGGGCTACACagagctacacagggctccccAGGGCTACACAGGGCTCCCCAGGACTACACAGGGCGACACAGGGCTACACagagctacacagggctccccagggctacacagagctacacagggctccccAGGGCTACACAGAGTTACACAGGACTACACAGGGCTACCCAGGACTACACAGGGCTACACAGGGCTCCCCAGGACTACACagagctacacagggctccccAGGGCTACACAGGGCTACCGGCCTTGCCCACTGCACACGGCACTTCACCTTCCTGAAACACTTCTAGGATGGGCTCCAGAGGACCTCACCCTCCCTCCTAAACTGTAAAAACGGGCTTCTCACAGTGTTCAGaagaaagctaaattaatctcAGACAGCCAGATATTGAGTTACAGTGGCAACTGAGAAATGCTTTTCAGCTGTACCATGTTTCAATGATCCAGCCTTTTTGTGGCCTTTTAAGTTAAAGATAAAAAGTTAAGGGTAGCTGTTCAACAGGGATCACGGCACCACTGTGCTTTTCTTTCCTAGATCAGAAGATCGAAGTATACTATCCAGATTAGGATACTTATCATTAAGTGCTGggtatttcaggtccagaagcaacaaatccagaccaagactttgtttctaccaaccagctaagtactctgtgactgtgactctttatgtttAACTGatcagtagaaacaaaatcttggtctggatttgtagcttctggatctgaaatgcccaacactgcatATCATTTAATGCAAAACTGATGTAACATTATGAATGAAAGCCTGGATTATTTgcgtgattaaaaaaaaacaacaaacaaacaaaaacaagactTCAAACAACATCAGAACATAGTACAGATTTCTTTTCCAGTCTACTGGCACTAAGTCTATTTCTGACAGACCACATGCTATATTTTGCTGTATTTCTGTACCTCTCACTGTTTTCCCCAAACAGGCAGCTAGCCTAAGCTGGGACAGCATCCAAATGCCTCTGAACATGCAGACTCATAGTAAATCAAAGGTTTCAGTGGCCGCTCTTGATAAAACACAGTCCATCGGCTCAGAAGCAGCCGTGGGCCCCGCGAACGACCCCACCATGTTTGCGTGTGACAGACACTGTCGCTACACCTGCTGGCACCACGGGAGTCCGCTTACAGGCGGGGAGGGGTCGGATACCATTACACACGACCTCCACGGGCAGCAGAGCGTCATGAATAATTAGGAGGCCTTAGCTCTGCAAGCCGTCCTGTCCTCCGACGTTGTCTATCCTCAACGAAACATGGATCTGTCGGCCCTCCCCAACAATAATCACCCGGAGAAATTCCTCCAACTGAATGTCAGTTCCTTACCTGCAACTCATGGGATGTTCCAGGTCGGGTGCACGGCTGGGGCCGCGCTGTCGGGACAGAGGCAATGGCAGAACCGGGTCTACATGCAGGTACTGCAAATCCGAGACCCCACTACCACTGAACAGTTAACTGGCTTCTGACTTTGTCTGTAATATACATTAGACGTCATTGATTAAGTATGGTTATGCTGAGTAATGCATAGAATGCACACAATTTTAACTGCTCTGTACTGATGTTCAGAAAAATGTTGTACTTGTATACAAACATCTGTTTAAATGTCTGCCGATAATATGTAAGGCATGATTTATATTAGACaatagtgtgttttttttttctcagatgaAAATGATAATAGTACTAAGTAGCCAGGGACATCTGGGGCTCTGTCTGGGATGGAATGGATTCGTCACacaaacttaatataaaatgaCACTTAGAGCATTAGTTCTCTCATGAGTTAATTCCATCTTGGCTGCAGAACTCCAGCTAAAATCgcatgtttaattaaaaattaacagGAGGTGATAAAATGATAAATCCTTGGGGGAAAATGATACCTTTAAGCTCCTCAGAGGACAGCAAACACTGCTCCTCTTTTCCTCTCATCCCGAAGAGGGAGCAGAGGAGACTGACCGGCGACAGGCCGTCTCTGGAAAGCAGCCCCGTGTTTGTGGACGGCGTCTTGGAGAAGCACGTCACGCCGATGACGCTGAAACCGAAAATCAAGAGGAACCCCCTCTACTCAGACATGCAGACGGCAGAAAGCTGGGAGAGCAGAAAGTCAAAGCCTTCGTGGACGGTGCAGGAGTACGACAGGCATCCTGTACACTCTCATCTATCGGATTATTTAAAGGTAACGTACACGTATAAACGGAAACGGTGATGGTGAAGATCACATGATCACGGTAAACTGTAATCCTTTGGTTGTCAGATTTCATTCATTTTAGGCTTAAGTCCAGCAAAATCGTAGTACATTTAGTCTATAGAGAACATATCCAGAGGCTGGAGCATTTGGACCTGAAGTctcagtatacagtataaatCTGAATGTGCTCCAAAAGGTTTGTTTAGCTCAGATGTTTTTACAAGCATGCTATCAGTTTGAGAACCAAGGTGTAAAGCCCTGGATGTCATAAGATCCTAGTGACGGTCCTAAgtatatccatccatgcatccatccacccataaatccatccatgcatcc
This is a stretch of genomic DNA from Paramormyrops kingsleyae isolate MSU_618 chromosome 7, PKINGS_0.4, whole genome shotgun sequence. It encodes these proteins:
- the minar2 gene encoding major intrinsically disordered NOTCH2-binding receptor 1-like — translated: MDLSALPNNNHPEKFLQLNVSSLPATHGMFQVGCTAGAALSGQRQWQNRVYMQQRRLTGDRPSLESSPVFVDGVLEKHVTPMTLKPKIKRNPLYSDMQTAESWESRKSKPSWTVQEYDRHPVHSHLSDYLKEDPKDLSFWLEDLYTPGYDSLLKRKEAEQRRNKMCKMAALVIVSVLAVIIIITVPVVVTKN